A region of the Phaseolus vulgaris cultivar G19833 chromosome 11, P. vulgaris v2.0, whole genome shotgun sequence genome:
ATTGAAATCAAATTTGACTGCTGCTCAACTGAGACATCGCCATTGCTTTTCAGTTGTTCCTCAACGGAAAGATCAACATTGCTTTCCTTGACAGATGGGTCTATTGAACTGGTGGTTTCTTGTGTATCaacttgaagaaggtcttcaagGAAACGCTCTGTGGCAGGACTTGTGTGAGAAATAAATTTCACGTCCAAGATTGGGTTTTCAAAATCTACAACAGAGGAACCTACTGAAAATCCAAGAACTTTCTCTAAGATGTTCTCGTGGAAGGTCTTTCTAGGGACCTCTGTTGCCACAGTATGTTCAGTTCGTGAAGACTGCCCTTCCTCGGTGATACTATCACCTTCCTGACCATTGATTTTCCCATTATCATCTTCTTCAGAGTTGTCAATAAAACCTGTTTCTGGATTGAGTTCAGCTAAACTATTAGTTTTCACAttcacctcttcttgatctccTTTAGCAATGCAAAGTTGGTCATCTTCTTCAGCTTCCTGGGCAATCTTTTCAGATGGTTTATAATTAGAATCTGGGTTTATCTTCTCACCATTTTCCAAAGTATTAGATGAAGCCAACACTTGGATGTGACTAAATTCCTCACTGACTGCAAGACGAACTGAGCCATTTTTTGCTATCTCGCTATTGCTCCCAtggtcatcatcatcatcatcttcatttGAAAACTCAGGGGCTGTAACAGTTAGACTTTTCGTATACTTTGGAGAGTTTACGGACATAGAAGATAAAAAATTAGCTAATGCAGAAGATAAAGCATCATCAATTGTGTGCTTTCCTTTATCTTTCAAAGAACTTGTTTCTTGCTCTGATGCATTTCCTTCTTCATCCTCGCCATCAGGAAACTCTGGGGCCGTAACTACAAGACCTGGGAGCAATTGAGTAATATTTCCTGAATCAGACCTATGAGGAGAGACATATGGTATCTCTGCGTGTAAATGTTTCTCATCTGGTTCACTTTCCCTAGTGACAATATAATCAGGACAACTGTCACTGGTGTTGGCATCTGATACAATACAAGAAGCATCAGGAGAAGAAATTCTACAATGAGATGGCGATGCAGAGTTCTGCAAATTCTTAGTCAATGTATCCAGTTGCTGCTCAACTCTCTGAAGTCTTGCCTCCATGCTGCTCATGGGCACTACCATTTTCTCTTGAAAGCCCAAACAGATTTCTTCTATCCTGTCCATGCGTGATACAAGCTGTTCCAGGACCCTTTCAACATTGCCACCCAAAGAAAAACCACCTTTACTCTCAGAAATACCAACTTGTGAGGGGAGAGCACTACGGTTGCACTCTATTTTAGCAAATTGAAAGGGAACAGCACTATGGTTGTTCTCCATTTCAGCAATTTTTGAGGGTACAACAGTGCTGTCCATTTTAGCAGTTTGTGAGGGTACTGCAACAGGGTTACTCTCAATTTTAGCATTTTGTGAGACTGCATCTGGCTGGGATGGACCCACCCAACTTCCTTTTACCTCCTTCAACTTCACTTCTTGGGGATCAGTTATGCTGGTGTTTCCTATCAGCTGGGTTTTAATTATCGAATCACTAGCGGGAGTTGCTTGCAAATCATCCCCCAGAACAAGTGACTTTTCCTTTTTGAGAGCATTTAGATTGCTGAGCCCTGTTGTCTTAGATAATTGCATTAAAGTGGGTATAAACATAGCCATGAGGGAACTGCCAGATGAGTTTTCATGAGGCTTTTCTTGGCTTTCTGAATCGACTGAATCAACAGGATCAGCAAACACATAAATTTCATCAACATAAACACAGCCTTTATTCTGAAGCGAGAGCAGCCGAATAGTAACAGAAATGCAAGGATTTGTGTCGTCAATCTCTGCTGTAGCCTCATAAAGATCCTGGAGACAGGAAAAGAGCAACTGAAATCAGAAAACCAAACACATTGGTATGGTGCCCCATCTAATATGGCACCTCGTGAATCTAAGTCAAGAGAAGAATGTATtgtttattaaaaagaaaactatAGTTCCTCGCCTGAATTATGCTTTTGTACTCTTTCCTACTcctaattattaaaaaaacacgCTCCCCTGTATCCCTAAGAGATGGAGTGCGTTAGTTTCTCTCCATTCAGATAAAATGAACCTTCAGGAACAAGACTAACAAATAATTTATCCTGACTCTGTTAAAATAACCAATAGCTAATTTTGAATAACCCACTATAAGTTATAGcatttaaaagataatttttgcAGAAAGTACtagaagaaaaagagaataaGAAGATTAGATGAATTATGTTCTCCCATAAGCCAAAATCAACTTAGTATTTAAGTTCTATAAAAACACTCTGATAGATCTTCtccaaaatcttaaaaataagcTGATTTTAGTTCATGAGAAAAACACAATTCATTAGTATTTAAGTTCTACAAAAACACTCTGATAGATCTTCTCCAAAATCTTAAAAAGAAGCTGATTTTAGTTCATGAGAAAAACACAAttccttttttccttttcttcctccAGTAAGTGTGCACGAAAAAAGTTTATCCGATGTTCATACAAAACCAGAGTAATGTTTCAAAGACACTTCTATCATCTCATGTCACGGAGTTTAAAAGTCAATACTAGTAGGGGTTAAAATCAAACTGGTGCTAACGATGTATagagtaaaaaaaaagaaactttGCACGCAACCAGTTCAAGCTACAAAAACTTCGCATGCATCATCAGTTTCTCCTGAATGGAGGAGCAGTGTAATTTAAGCATGAACCTTCACCAAATTGATGCTACAACAGTTTGTTCCACATCCACCTTAACAGAGCACATCAATTCAGTTGTTCTTACTATTTATTTACGAATCTAAACGAAAGCCAACAAAATTGGGAAAACACTTATAGGAACACCTGCTGAGACTGATATGTTTTGGTGGAATTGAGGTAGGGCTTTGTTTGCAAATCGATGTTGGGAGAATCAGGAGCTTTGACCTCAACCCAATCATCTTCAGTTTTAACACTATCGTCACCGAGATTTTGGACAGCGGGCGAACGAAGCACGTGATCGTCTCTAACAGCAAGACCGCATCGAACAGTGCAGAGATAGTCGTTGTTACTGCGGGCGTTGGGCGCAAAGTAAATCTCGTAGACGCGAGCACTGCTCCGAACGTAGATTTGCCTGAGCTCGTGTTTCTCCGCAAAAGTAACTGCACACGAAATAATGAATTAATCGAAAGCGTTAGTGTAATTGAAGTACAGTTAGGGGAAAACGAGGTTACTCTTGATCTCGCAAGGAGGAGAATCTAGCGATGGggaatgaagaagaagaggagtgGGATCAGTTTGGCCATCGTcgctgagaagagaggaagaggaTTGGAAAGTGATGCAGTCGCTGATAGAGGCGGAGGAAGGAATGGTCCAGTTGCATTGCGAATTCCAATCTCCCTCCATAACTATacgcagaagaagaagaagaagaagaagaagaagaagaagaagaagaagagaagaagatgaagaagaagatgatgaagatgatAAATCAACGGTTGCGATGGTTGCTGGCGGATAAATCAAGCAACCTAATGCATCTCACTCTTTATATCTACTTCTTCAACAAATGTTCTTCatgtattttactttttttcatgAAGATAAGTGTAACAATAATGATTTTTacatttatgaaattattaaaataatttttattaactaaaatagaaacaaacttatggaaaattaataattgaagcaaaattttgaatattttaaaaacctATGATAGAaactgcaaggaaaaaaacaaaattgggaataaaaattaaatagactaaattcattttcttcttatatatatatatatatatatatatatatatatatataccaattttttatttattctacaACTCATTATTTGTATAagtattttaaaacttttaagtatttatttattgaaaactaGCTTTGCACAGTGATTACACAATTtggaaaaaaacaattttttttccaagcATTTTCACTGCAACTTTTGTCATTCAATTTAAGAGATAATATGAAACTAAAATACCGAACATTCTATTATTAATAGTTATGTCCCAAAAGTTTAAATGATCTgaaattataacattttttttctgttaatcatgatatttataaatcttagttaattattaattattttaaaatcttattgattattaattattttttaaatttcaacaaatattatttaatattttttaaaaaaattcaattgatTTCAAGTACACAAAGATATATAAtcatgattaattatttttaatgtcttctatattttaaattttaactaatattatttaatccTTTAAATTTTTCTTAACCAATTTTACGTATCAcaaaaatatatctttatatataaattccattttcttttaataagaAATAGTTACATTAACTTTGTCATTTTAAAACATAGTAACCTAAAAACCTTATATTAACTAGTTACTAAAACAACATAcgaattatagttattttatttcatcTCAATTTTTATTTACCAAAAcagattaaattatattattatgctataattacattatttcatcttaaattaatgaaatattaataataaatccAATTCTTAACACGTACGAAAAAGCCATACCAAATTGGAGTCTCAAATAAGACTGTGGTCTTGTatcataaaaatgaaatactattttttttatcttatacaCCACCAATTAAAGTGTTATTCGTACAATATGTTACTATTGGAAATAAAGTTGAAAAAAtgaaactaaaatataaaaaatagaatcaacttaatattaatataatttattattattaatgatttgaaaataaatacCAAAATTCACTCAAATTTACGGGATATGGTTATGTAATTGCTACTAATCTCATCATTTACTAatcaatatcatttttttaccAGATGTAATATAGGTTGTAATGAGAAAACAAGTGTGAAGAACACAAAACCTTGAATTTGGGTtacaataatgaaaaaaaatatctttgaaagttttttttttcattttcttctaaaaaaacacatttttttctgtatatttatttattttctcctctaccaacaaaaaaaaacagcacaAGTATAAGATTTTCATATCTAAAAATCAATGGGAATCATGAATCGTAAAAAATTACCAATATAAGGAAAATATACTGTTtgtcataaatatttataagaatGTTTAGttaattttctctttaattaaagaataaagtgcattttgtttgaaaatttgaattaaatacaaaattatggATTTTAAAACAATGATCCTTTGAGTTGGTGAAATGAGACTCAGACATTGTCGAACACATATCGATATTCGTAGgataaatattaatgaaatattcaattcaaaaaatatttgttaaatttttaataattttaaaatgatcctaacataattttta
Encoded here:
- the LOC137819732 gene encoding uncharacterized protein produces the protein MEGDWNSQCNWTIPSSASISDCITFQSSSSLLSDDGQTDPTPLLLHSPSLDSPPCEIKITFAEKHELRQIYVRSSARVYEIYFAPNARSNNDYLCTVRCGLAVRDDHVLRSPAVQNLGDDSVKTEDDWVEVKAPDSPNIDLQTKPYLNSTKTYQSQQDLYEATAEIDDTNPCISVTIRLLSLQNKGCVYVDEIYVFADPVDSVDSESQEKPHENSSGSSLMAMFIPTLMQLSKTTGLSNLNALKKEKSLVLGDDLQATPASDSIIKTQLIGNTSITDPQEVKLKEVKGSWVGPSQPDAVSQNAKIESNPVAVPSQTAKMDSTVVPSKIAEMENNHSAVPFQFAKIECNRSALPSQVGISESKGGFSLGGNVERVLEQLVSRMDRIEEICLGFQEKMVVPMSSMEARLQRVEQQLDTLTKNLQNSASPSHCRISSPDASCIVSDANTSDSCPDYIVTRESEPDEKHLHAEIPYVSPHRSDSGNITQLLPGLVVTAPEFPDGEDEEGNASEQETSSLKDKGKHTIDDALSSALANFLSSMSVNSPKYTKSLTVTAPEFSNEDDDDDDHGSNSEIAKNGSVRLAVSEEFSHIQVLASSNTLENGEKINPDSNYKPSEKIAQEAEEDDQLCIAKGDQEEVNVKTNSLAELNPETGFIDNSEEDDNGKINGQEGDSITEEGQSSRTEHTVATEVPRKTFHENILEKVLGFSVGSSVVDFENPILDVKFISHTSPATERFLEDLLQVDTQETTSSIDPSVKESNVDLSVEEQLKSNGDVSVEQQSNLISIDGEPANLVSDSHFSVDKDVCSSIPVNIDSDNLPLSEDHKRKRDQVTWSSCT